The DNA sequence AGCAGGTTATGTACATTTTCTCTGGTGCTAGCTCTTACTCTATTCCTTTGCTCCTAGGATCACACCATGTTGCCTGGGAATGGCTAGACAGATGACAGAGGACAGCATTTGTAGTCATGACCTTGCTTCTAGTCCCCATTCTACCAGATACTAGTTGTTTGACCTTAGATAAATAGACTACCTCTCTGAGATtgtctcctcatctgtaaaacagatgGACAGGAAAGAAATGATCTCTCATTTGGTGGTGTAACGACTGCAAATGAGTTAAAGCCATGAAAACATTTTGTAAACTATAAGGAACCACATTATACACTGACTACATTTATTTGAACATTTCCCATCAAAATTACAATGGCTGACACATTACTCTTAAACATGaatcaaaaatgttttttaaaaaatcagcattGTGTATGATTTTCAGTGTTCATTACTCACCCTGAAATAGATTCTGTTTATATTATGCTCTGAAGATTatgaatacttttttaaaaaagcagaattTCTTTACTTAAAACTATAGTACTTCAGTGAAGGAAAATCTCCAATCCAACTGAAATTCaggaattatttttaaatcactGGGAGTAGTACAACAAAGTAGCATAAAGGTCAAATAATGCAAAGCACATATGAGAGGAACAATGCTCAGTTTCTAAGGCTAAGATGTGCATATGAAATGCAGAGTAACGAACAGAAAAGCTTGTCCTTATTCTACTGTATCAGGGTGCATGTGTAAAGAACGATATGTCCACTTATGTTAGCAACTCAGTGTCATTCAAGTATTAAGTCTTGACAGTAGggagaaaattaaataattttcattGCCTAAagctttcctatttctatcaaattTGGTCTCAGATATCATGAATTTAATAGGAAAGCTTTCATTTCTAGAGTCTTAATATAGTTGAACTATCTGATTAGAAAATAGTAACTTTATATTCTAAAATAAAGAGATTTACTATGGAATCCTGTTTTTTAGATTTATTATTTAGAATATCTTAAGTTTCCTAGTACTTACCTCCTGTAATCTAAAAACAACAGGGAGTTTCTTTTCTGAAGAGGCAGAAATGAAATGTTCAGGGAGTAGCTGTCCATCTAGCAAAAACTGGTCATCTTTCCCTTGATCAATTAGTATGTCAAGCTGAGAATCTGGATAGGACTTTACAAGATACGTCGCATCATATGCCTGAAAGAGGAAATAttgaaaactaaatttaaaagtgCACAAGAAGATAAGTCTTCTGAATATAGTATGCCAAgatcaaaagaaaatttaaagtgatTTAAGCTCTGAGGCTGCTTACATCAGACATATGATTTAAAATTTAGTAATAAAGTGATATTTCTTGGTTAAGTtagaagtaatttttattttgaaataaaaatataaacaaaccaTTAGCAAAATAAAAAGTAGCCTCAGAGCATCTTTCATGActcaataaaattagaaatttggGTTTTGTGATGGTTGTTAGGTACAGTCATCTCTCAGTATCTGTGGGGAACTGGTTCTAAGGGTCTCTCAAACACCCAGTATGTGTGGATGCTAAAGTTCCTCACATATTGCTATAGTATTTGTATAGAGCCTACACATATTATCCTGCATTctttaaatcatctttagattACTTATATAATTCTATGTGTAAGTTTATTCCCCACTCTAGAGGGGTTAGGCATATATTATGGTGtgtaagctttttaaaaaacttggaaacTTAAGAACAAATATTAACAGAGTTATCTAGGACCTACCTTCCATTTATTTTCATCTGTTCCCAAATATCCGCTAAAGGCTTTTTTGCCCCAAGGACAATGCACTGGGTTACAAATTGGCGCAAATGCTGACACAGACTTCAGAaataaaggaaatttaaaaataagtttaattTTGCTAAATCAAATATGAATAGATATTTTCAACTAGCTTAAAAATTAACTTGCAATGAAAATCCCTGTGAACAATTTTTCTTTTGATGTATTACAGGCCTCCATTGTACACCTCTCCATAATACAGTCTTTTGTATACTCTAAGAGCGCTAATAAATATAGGTGCCCAAATAACATAAAACCATGGGTTTATTTAATGAAGGTATAAACAAAAATTTGTGTTCAGTGTTTCTACTACTTTTTCCCCTGAAAACTAGTCCATAGTAATATGAAACAGCTCATCCTTACCTTAGTGAACATATTATTACACCTGAGACATTATTTCTCTTAAACTGTCAAGAAAGCAGTGAGGAGGAATACCTTAAACATGACAAAATTTTTAACTCAATTTTGTATTTTGTACAatgttgcttttttctttttttagaattttttaatatttattttttagttttttcagtggacacaacatctttatttttatttttatgcagtgctggggatcgaacccagcgccctgcacatgccaggcgagtgtgctaccttgagccacatccccagaccctacAATGTTGTTTTCCATTGGATAAAGGTACAAAGATGGAATCTCTCAGCTTTAGAATATTTATCAATGTATATAtttaacaatacctttattaaaaACAAGTAGATTTTATACAAgaaatttaaagttgcttttctaCCTCAGACACAATAAACTAACTGCATTATATTcacaaaataggaaataaaatccTGTTTCCACTGTTATACTATGAAATTGCTAtgagaaatattttcatttctcagtagcacatctaAAGTAAATAATCTTTACTACAAGTGTAAAAAGttctggttcaatccccatcattgcaaaaaagaaacaaacaaggaAAAGACATCTTTACTAAGGGAATTAAATGGGTTAAACAAACCTTGCTATACAGAGTAGctctataattttaaaaacagaagtAATCTTAAGATGATCATTGCTTTGACATTTCCTGTtcaactcttgaaatatgctctgCACAGAATGACACTCCATATGTGGTGGTTACTAATCGTGGCTcacttaaacaaacaaaaatgtaaagctATAAAGCTTCAAATAATAGGAAAAGCTGAAAATGATGTTTTTCAATCATGTTCTAATTCAGTTAACATGTAGATgtattaaaaagataaaattctTAAATTTCTACAAATCATGACTATTTTCTTTAaccttaaaaaattaagtaaattttTCAAAGATTCCTGGCAAAAGtataaataaatgacaaaatgtcacaataacatcaatcaaatatAACAACTTTTAGAGGGAAAAATGTGTTCAAAAACTAGAGTTTGAATAAAAGTAATGGAAAAGATAAGCTACATTTTATAAACTTCTAGTAGGCCAACAAGAAACCACTCTGATGGAATTCCTATGCTTCTAATTCTATAACATGTCATATAATCAAACTTAATACCCTCTGTCAATACCCTGAAATTCCCAACGCTTAGAAAAAAGTTTAGTCCCAATACTACAACATTATCATAATTTTCATATCTGAGAATTCCTAATatcatattatttaaaaaaaaatatttatccttAGGCTTTGGTAATCTTACTTTATATTTTCcaggatttttcaaagcacaaatCAGAGCTCCATGacctcccatagagtggccaaaaataGACATCCTTTGGGGGTCCACTGGAAAATTGGCATTTATGAGCTGTGGAAGCTAGAAAGAATTTAAATATGACAAAAATTATCAGAGAAAGTAAGTTTAGGCTTTTTCAaagttatataaaataattacacAATATCCAAATTACATTCTTAACATGTTTTCAGCTgataaagacaaaagaaaaataaaaacaaaaaactcggGTAGACAGTAGTTGTTAATATCACTCAGAATAACATAGGGCATAGAATTCTTTAAAAGCAACTTTATAGGAAGATTATGCAGAAAGAGCCTTTAAAATGTTCCAAAATTTTCGCCTAGTAATTTCACATTTTAGAATACATTTCAAGGGAAAAATCCTTAGAGTAAAAAATTATGTACAAAGACAATCAATACAGTAACATTTGTTAtggtaaaaaatacatatataaaaacataatttattattttccaatgaaaaatgttttatttcatttggcagaatattatttaattattaaaattagaataatactggtatttattttctataattaaaataaagaaaagcaaaaaaactTATAATTATGTGAAAATTAATCAGAAAAAAACTCTGCAATATATTAAAACACAATTATTATTCAGAGTGTAAGACTTATttgttattaaaattttaattattgtttgagtttttatgatgtaataaaatcataaaatttttaaaaaatacataaactgTACATAAATATTATGAATAGAAGTAATGCTTTACCACTTATCCTTTCTAACTAAGCCTTGTTTTATCACTATGAAATACATTTGAATGAACCATCTGTCAGGAAATCAAAGGTTATTGCTTATTCTATTTTCTTTGATAAGCTGGATAATATATACATTCTCAATATaactattaaaatttttaaattcatatttagTATTAATTTAAACTGCAGCAAATATCATTATAACATTAGTAAACTTTGCAATCTTCACTCAGGTActtcataaaaatatatgaaatagatTCACCAATACCATACTCCAGTTTCAAATTCTGAGAACTGGAAGGACTTTGTGTCTAAAATTAAACTCTTTACAATTATCAGTCAATAATTAAACTACTAATCAAATCACCTCCTCTGTTACGtaagagtacattctgtagttagtCTTCCAAGGATCTTCAGTGGCATTCACATAAAACCCAGCACCAGTGCCAAAGTCCCAGCTCTCATCTTCCCCTTTAATATTGCAGCCACCTGTCAAGAAAAAATCTGGTATTTTTATCCACTCTATGGTAATTTATTTAATAATGTACTTTTAGATAAATATGCAAATCCATTTGCATTAGAGCTGTTCACCAAATATTGTGAGCTCTCTCTTTTGGAGTACTTGGTAAGACTATATTCCTGGACCTCCTGGCCTGATAGGGACCATGTGACTAGTTCTGGCCAATAAGGTGAGAGGGAATGACCTGCCAAACAGAATTCAGCTGCCAAGGTAAGGTTCATTATCTTTCTTTGTTCATGAAGTTCCATCTATGGATTCTGAATATATGCTTCCTATTTTATAGTAAGTGTCCATAAAGAAGTTATCTTTCAGAACTATATAGAGAGCCCCTTCCTAATAACCCACCCCCTCTACTATATTTCTTTAATTCTCTTTACTACTGTGACAAACTTGTGCTCAATTTTCTACCTTTAAGAAAAAGTCTTCTAATGTGCTCTGATATAACTCCCTCCTGCTTCCACTTTTCACTCAGAGCATGGTATTTTAGAGTCATGATGTCACTTGAAAGATTTAAGAGATAATagcaaaaaatgaaacaaattatatAATGTACATATCATTTATAACTTAgtccttaaatatttaaatttttatagaaAATCTTTGAGCAAGAATACTTACGAGGGCTGGTGTCTGGAGCAATGACAACAAGGCCATGTTCTGAGGCAGCTTGATGATAACCAGATTTTGATATAAAATTCTGTTCCGTGCAAGTTAAACCTGAAGATCAAAAGCACTGTTACTGTTATCTCGTGTTACACTGTGAATAGTTTAGAAACTTTTAACCTTTTTATAGTACAGGAAAACAAGTTCACTTGTTATTATTTTGCTGTAGATATAAGTTAAGTAAGATTTAAGATCCCTTTCTTACAAAATTTATAATAGTATAAATCTAAGAACCATTATAGGTTAAATGATTCCATCATTATCCTTTAGTCACTTCCTAAATTTTCAAACCTGAAACTCTTTGGACCAGATGTGCTTGGGAATTCAGAAAATTTCAAACATATAATGGCAATATGGGGCATATGTTcaacaggaaaacaagcccagcaggGTATACTGTCCAGTAAGTTGAATGAAAACAATTACAAAACTACTACATCAATTGTTACATTActaaaattgataaattagctgAAAGTGTTAATCAGCATAAAAACTTAAGTattcacagttaaaaaaaaagctaataCTATGGCCATCATAACACAAAGAACTTAAATATACAGATAGTTCTCAGCAAAAATTGTATAATTTCTCACTGACCTAAAAGGAGAACAACAATGAACATAATATCTTTCTTAAATTCAGCTTTAGCCCCAGTTTTTAGAACAGTTTCTGTcatttttcctagttctgtgcATTTCAGTCATGTGATAGATACCTTAATTCTCTTACCATAGGTTCCTAAGACTATGGATGACATGAGAATGACCAAGAATGAACCAGCAATAAATTCTTGAACTAAGCACCACCTAATAGCCCTTTTCTAGCAGTCAGTGCAAAATATTGCATCTGATTATTAGCAATATCAAAACTTATTGATATGCATGAGCAAATATGAACTATAAAACACTTTTATAGTTGCTAATTAACCCATAATAGAGAGCACAGAGACTTATAGTGTGCCCATATATATTGGTTAAATTAATAATCAACAGTAAAACACAAAGTTACAAATATCATTATGGGCATTCATCAGTCATGGCAGAGCAATAAAGTGGTTTGtctaccttatttatttataattgtatAAATCTAAGAACCATCATAGGCTAAATGATTACATCATTATTCTTTCAAAGTCACTTCCTAAATTTTCAATCCTGAAATTCTTTGGACCAGATGTGCTTGGGAATTCAGAAAATTTCAAATGTATAATGGCAATATGGGGCATATGCTCAACAGGAAAACAAACCCAGTATTGTTCAGTAAGTTGAATGAAAACAAGTAAACACTCTGAAATCCTTTTGTCATCATTTCTCAAGGGCATTGGTCAGACCATCTTACCTTTTTTTAGAAAATCAAGACTTAATTTCCAAGGTCTATCTGTTCTTCAGAATCTCACTAAGAAAACTCTTCTGCCATTTAATGTTCTTGCCAGTATGTTTTCCAGTCAAATGAGTCATAGCATGATGAAGAACTGACCCCACTACTGTCAAAGTTCACCATTTTGCAGACCTCAATGTAAATGTGTTCAAAGGAGAAAGGGTAATAGGGTAGAAAGCAGGGGTTTGGGATTTCAGATGGGATCTGTTTCTAACTGACACTCAGCCTTTTACTAACCAACTTAAAAATTCTGAGTCTGAGTTCCTTCATTGGAAAAATGGAGAATGCCACCTCTTTCTATATCATAAGAAGATTAAATGTGATTAGATGTAATGATTTTTGAATTGGGTCTCGGATAGACCAAATAGCACCCTGCACTTGAGAAATGAAAATCTGTTAGGTGCCAgagaaaaatttcattttttttttccagttggaATGCAAATTCTTTGATTAAAGTAGGGAGAGTGAATTGTAGAGGCACAGAAATGAAGATAATTCAACCAGAAGGATTACTCATTAAGAGTACATAGATAGTTACTAATTATAATCTACTCAACCTaggagctctggaggctgaggtaggaagattccaaagtcaaagctagcctcagcaacttagtgagtcctgaGCAACTTGGCTGGGGAtgtttctcagtggttaagtgccccttgggttcaatccctagtacaaaaaaatagaaggaaaaaaaaaaaaaaccaataaacCAAAAAACTACTCAATCAACCTCATCTATATGCAGAGATAAATTTTTGTTGGCAACTACTTTACTGAGCAATTCAATTAAATGATTATTAATATACTCACGGCTCTGCAGCCATAACATTTTTATCACCTCAAAAAGAAACCCAATGCCTATTAGCTGCCATTCCCCATTTGTTCCACCTACAGCCTCCAGACCCAGGCTACCACTACTCTACCTTCTGCCcctatggatttgcctattctgggcaTGTCATAAAAGGGGAATTTAACCCTTTTATGTTGTCTTTGGTGGATGGATTGTTTCACTTAGAATGTTTTCAAAGTACATCCACATTGTGGCATATATGAAGGCTACATTAATTTTGTTTCTTAATagtattctattttttaataatattctactacattttatttattatttcatcgGTTAGTAGCCATCTGGTTTGTTCCTAgtttttggctattacaaataatgTGCTATGAATGTTcatatttctgtgtgtgtatacgtTTTCAATCCTCTTGGGTTGTATAGCTAATGAAAGAATGTTGTAACAGTCATCTCAATTTGCCAAAGACAGGAATCACCACATGGGGACTATCTTTGAAGACTTCTTTAGATGTTCTGATTTTTAGCTAATCTGTCAACTTTAGCAACTTACTGGTAAGTAAACACTTTGATATCCTTTTGTCATCATTTCTCAAGGGCGCTGGTCAGACAATCTTACCTTTTTTTAGAAAATCAAGACTTAACTACCAAGGTCTATCTGTTCAGAATCTCACTAAGGAAACTGTTCTGCCATTTaatataaatagaataaaaattctaTATTTTACCCTCAAAAAGTTCAACTAATCTATTTTTATACATTTCAATTTTGGTTAAGAATTAATCTGATCTCAGATTAAGTGTTTAACCAAAAGTTATGACTTTAGTAGCTCTCGTCAGAAACAATGCAAAAAGAACAGAGACTGAATACACATTTGGACTGTGAGTCAGAAAACCTGCTCAAACTTACACTGTTATGTGACTTTGGGCAGTATTCAGCTTCTGTGGgcctcagttttctt is a window from the Callospermophilus lateralis isolate mCalLat2 chromosome 12, mCalLat2.hap1, whole genome shotgun sequence genome containing:
- the Esd gene encoding S-formylglutathione hydrolase, coding for MALKQISSNKCFGGLQKVFEHDSVELKCKMKFAIYLPPKAESGKCPALYWLSGLTCTEQNFISKSGYHQAASEHGLVVIAPDTSPRGCNIKGEDESWDFGTGAGFYVNATEDPWKTNYRMYSYVTEELPQLINANFPVDPQRMSIFGHSMGGHGALICALKNPGKYKSVSAFAPICNPVHCPWGKKAFSGYLGTDENKWKAYDATYLVKSYPDSQLDILIDQGKDDQFLLDGQLLPEHFISASSEKKLPVVFRLQEGYDHSYYFIATFIADHIRHHAKYLNA